GAGAGTTGTCCGGTATCCTGGATCTGGTGGAGCGCATGAGTGAACTGGATACCAGTGAGATCGTGCCCATGGCGCATCCCCTGGATATGCCCCAGCGCCTGCGCCCGGATGTGGTGACGGAAGAAAACCATCGTGAAGCCTACCAGGCCGTGGCCCCGGCGGTCGAGAATGGCCTGTATCTGGTTCCCAGGGTGATCGAGTGATGAGCGACCTGCATCTGAAATCCATTGCCGAGCTGTCCACCGGACTGGCGAATGGCGATTACAGCAGCGAAGAACTGACCCGCCATTTTCTTGAGCGTATCCAGGAGTTCGATCAGGGTCTGAATGCCGTGGTTACCCTGGCGGAGGAGTCGGCCCTGGCAGACGCGGCTGC
This sequence is a window from Thiolapillus brandeum. Protein-coding genes within it:
- the gatC gene encoding Asp-tRNA(Asn)/Glu-tRNA(Gln) amidotransferase subunit GatC — its product is MSLDAEEVEKIAHLARIAVTSDEVEALKGELSGILDLVERMSELDTSEIVPMAHPLDMPQRLRPDVVTEENHREAYQAVAPAVENGLYLVPRVIE